The Echeneis naucrates chromosome 8, fEcheNa1.1, whole genome shotgun sequence genome has a window encoding:
- the rcvrna gene encoding recoverin a: MGNNKSSALSKELLEDLKSNTKYSEAELCTWYQSFLKECPTGKISKEQFEGIYASFFPNADPTAYARHVFRSFDTNSDGTLDFKEYIVALHLTSGGKTLQKLEWAFALYDVDGNGTISKNEVQEIVRSIFNMIPTDDQKNLPEDENTPEKRAEKIWEFFGKKDNDKISEGEFIQGVMDNKDILRLIQYDEPQKIKDKLKEKKQ, from the exons ATGGGAAACAATAAGAGCAGCGCTTTGTCGAAGGAGCTCCTGGAGGATCTGAAGTCCAACACAAAATACTCCGAGGCCGAGCTCTGCACTTGGTACCAGTCTTTCCTGAAGGAGTGTCCCACCGGGAAGATCAGCAAGGAGCAGTTTGAGGGTATCTACGCCAGCTTCTTCCCAAACGCAGACCCCACGGCGTACGCGCGGCATGTGTTCAGGAGCTTTGACACCAACTCAGACGGCACTTTGGACTTTAAGGAGTACATCGTCGCTCTGCATCTCACCTCAGGGGGGAAGACACTGCAGAAGCTGGAGTGGGCCTTCGCTCTGTACGACGTGGATGGGAACGGAACCATCAGCAAAAACGAAGTCCAGGAGATCGTCAGG TCAATATTCAACATGATTCCTACTGACGACCAGAAGAATCTCCCCGAGGATGAAAACACACCGGAAAAGAGAGCTGAAAAAATCTGGGAGTTCTTTGGAAAGAAGGATAACG ATAAAATTTCAGAAGGTGAATTCATTCAGGGGGTGATGGACAACAAGGACATTTTGAGGTTGATACAATATGATGAACCTCAGAAAATTAAAGAcaagctgaaagagaagaaacaataG